The following is a genomic window from Lysinibacillus sp. G4S2.
TTTGAAATTAAATTAATAATAGGAAAGTATTGCGCTTTTTAATTATTACAAATAGACGGTTGACTTTAAATAGCAGCTCATGTAAAATATTTCAAAATCACAGTTAAATTCGATGAAAAAGAGAGTAGTTTATGGTGCTACTGGAAAGCGAATTAGGGACGGTGTGAGCCTAATGCAGAAACCATAAATGAAACGCACTTTGGAGAAGGTTCTCGAATGAGTAGTAGAGAATATCGGGGAGTCACCTCGTTAACAATGGAAAGTGGTCATATTTTATGGCAACTAGAGTGGTACCACGGGAAAACTATGCTCTCGTCTCTATTTTAGAGACGAGGGCTTTTTTATCTTCATTCAGCAGAAAACTCTTATTTCTAAAGGTAAGAGATGAAAAGGGGATGTGGTTCCTTTTCAGTGAGTTTCCAAACCCCTACTGAATGAAGATAAAGCCTCTGTGCGGATGTTACGGATTTTGAAAGGAATAAATTGTGCGGGCACTATTCAAAATCCGGACGCAATTACGCCAAGACGAAATTAATTATATATTGGGAGGAGAAAAAACATGTATAAACAAATCGCGAAAAGTATAGCTGAGGCATTGAATAACGAACTGACGTTTAATGAAATTCAAAATTTACTGGAGAAACCGAAAAATTTGGACTTAGGGGATGTGGCATTTCCATGCTTTACACTAGCTAAAAAATTAAGAAAATCCCCGCACACAATCGCTGTCGATATTCAAAACAATTTACGCTGTGACTTCATACAAGAAGTTCAAGTAGTAGCTGGATATGTCAATATATTTTACCATCAGCCAACGATTACTAAACAAGTGCTTAGCCAAATAGTAAAAGAAAAAAACTTATATGGCACCGTACAGGAACCAAAAGGGAATGTTGTTTTGGATTTTTCTTCACCTAATATAGCGAAGCCATTTTCCTTGGGCCATTTACGTTCTACAGTAATCGGTAATGCTTTGGCAAACATTGCCGAGAAAAATGGCTATAAAGCAATTCGTATTAATCATTTAGGTGACTGGGGAACACAGTTTGGTAAATTAATTGTTGCCTATAGAAGATGGGGCGATCAACAAACTATTGAAGCTGCTCCAATAGAGGAATTATTAAAAATTTATGTGCAGTTCCATGAAGAAGCGGAAAAGGATGACACACTTAATGAACAAGCACGTGCTGCTTTTAAAGCATTAGAGGATGGGGATGAAGAGGCATTAGCTCTTTGGCAATGGTTTAGAGATGCTTCACTCGTAGAATTCAAGACCATTTATCAACTGCTTGGCATTGACTTTGATTCATTCGCTGGCGAAGCCTTCTACAATGACAAAATGGCTGCTGTTGTGCAAGAGCTGGAAGAAAAAGAGCTGCTTGTAAAATCCGATGGTGCTTATGTCGTTGAAATAGACAATATGCCTCCATGCTTAATAACTAAAACAGACGGTGCTACGCTTTATGCTACTCGTGATTTAGCAGCTGCTATTTATCGTAAACAACAATATGATCCTCAAAAAATATTTTATGTAGTAGGGAATGAACAATCTCTTCATTTTAGCCAACTATTTAAGGTTATTGAGAAGATGGGGTACAATTGGGCAAAAGACTTACAGCATGTGCCTTTCGGGATGATCCTAAAAGATGGTAAAAAAATGTCGACGCGTAAAGGGAAGATTGTTTTATTAGCAGATGTACTGAAGGAAGCGATTACAACGGCGAAGAGAAATATCGAGGAAAAAAATCCAATGCTTGAGCAGAAAGATAGCATCGCACATCAGGTTGGTGTAGGAGCAGTCATTTTTAATGATCTAAAAAATAATCGTCTACATGATATCGAGTTTTCCATTGAGCACATGATGAATTTTGAAGGTGAAACAGGGCCATATATTCAATATACGTATGCTCGTATTTCATCTCTTCTGGAAAAAGCAGATTTCAATAGTAACGAAGTATCTTTCGAAGTATTAGGTGAGCAAGCTTGGCCTGTTATTTTATTACTGGAACAGTTTCCGAAAGTAGTTGTTAACGCTTTTGAGCAAGCGGATCCATCACAAATTGCTAAATATGCCCTACAATTAGCACGTCTATTTAATAAATATTATGCGCAAAATAAAGTATTAGTTGATGACAACCAAAGAAGTTCACGATTGGCATTTTGTCAATGTGTATCTGTTGTTTTAAAAGAATCACTAGCACTGTTAGGAATTGATGCACCTAAACATATGTAGGCACCTATACTTCATCGTGTTAGTTATGTTTTTAATCATTAATTCCAATGAAATTGACCGCAACTAGAAAAAATGGTACAAGGAAATAGTGTGAAATCTGAGGTCTTATCATATTGTTAGACTTTAGTGGGATTTTTCGAAATATATAGAGAGAAGGTTTTTAGAAAATATGAAGAAAAAGCAATGGCGTGTTTCCACGCTACTTGTGATTGTCAGTATTTTTTTCGTTGCGCTCAATATGCGGCCAGCAGTCACAGGAATTGGACCACTATTTAATGTACTTTTAGAGTCACTCCATGTATCCAATACAAAAATGAGCTTTTTAACGTCTATTCCAGTGTTTTGTATGGGGCTCTTTGCACCATTAGCAGTACCATTACAAAAAAAAATTGGAACAAAAACAGCTATTACGATCTTAATAATCATCATTGCATTAGCGAATGGGCTACGCTTTATAAAAGAAAGTTATGGACTACTAGTTGTCACAAGCTTTGCTGCTGGGTTTGCCATAGCGCTTATTGGGCCAATGTTAAATGCCTATATAAAGAAGAAATTCCCGAACCGCTTTACTACAGTTGTAGGTATTTATTCATTTGGTATTGGAACAGGGGCAACATTAAGTGCAGCACTAACAGTAACATTTTATAATCGTTTTCATGAGAGCTGGACAATAGCACTCGGCAGTTGGTCTGTACTAGCAATTATTGCTCTTTTCATTTGGTTACTGACAATACAAAAAGAGCAGGATGAGTTGGCCGAAACAGATGTATCGAGTGAAAATAATGCGCGAAATCCATGGGAAAATGTCCGTGCTTGGACAATTTTAATTTATTTCGGTTTACAAACGTCGTTGTTTTTCTCAATGATGTCTTGGTTAGCACCGATGTTACAGGATAAGGGCTATTCACTAGTCGCTGCAAGTTCTATGCTAACATTTATGTCCATCGTTCAAATGATTGGAAATATTTCTGTTCCTATACTAATGGAGAGATGGTCGAATCGAATCGGTTGGCTTTTCTCTTTAGGAATCCTAGGTATATTCGGCTTTGCGCTACTATGGGTAGGTTCAGGTGCTATGTTGTGGGTTGCGGTATTAATAATAGGTATCGTTTTAAGTGGCTTATTTCCTATTGGACTATTGTTACCATTGGATGAGGCTAGAAATGATGAAGAGGCAAATAGTTGGTCATCAATGGTGCTATCAGGTGGCTTTATGATAAGCGCGATCATCCCTATACTTATTGGCTATTGCTATGATGTCACTGGTAATCATACATTTACCTATGCCATTTTTATGACTTTAATGCTTGGCATTGTAGCTACTACAAT
Proteins encoded in this region:
- the argS gene encoding arginine--tRNA ligase produces the protein MYKQIAKSIAEALNNELTFNEIQNLLEKPKNLDLGDVAFPCFTLAKKLRKSPHTIAVDIQNNLRCDFIQEVQVVAGYVNIFYHQPTITKQVLSQIVKEKNLYGTVQEPKGNVVLDFSSPNIAKPFSLGHLRSTVIGNALANIAEKNGYKAIRINHLGDWGTQFGKLIVAYRRWGDQQTIEAAPIEELLKIYVQFHEEAEKDDTLNEQARAAFKALEDGDEEALALWQWFRDASLVEFKTIYQLLGIDFDSFAGEAFYNDKMAAVVQELEEKELLVKSDGAYVVEIDNMPPCLITKTDGATLYATRDLAAAIYRKQQYDPQKIFYVVGNEQSLHFSQLFKVIEKMGYNWAKDLQHVPFGMILKDGKKMSTRKGKIVLLADVLKEAITTAKRNIEEKNPMLEQKDSIAHQVGVGAVIFNDLKNNRLHDIEFSIEHMMNFEGETGPYIQYTYARISSLLEKADFNSNEVSFEVLGEQAWPVILLLEQFPKVVVNAFEQADPSQIAKYALQLARLFNKYYAQNKVLVDDNQRSSRLAFCQCVSVVLKESLALLGIDAPKHM
- a CDS encoding MFS transporter, with amino-acid sequence MKKKQWRVSTLLVIVSIFFVALNMRPAVTGIGPLFNVLLESLHVSNTKMSFLTSIPVFCMGLFAPLAVPLQKKIGTKTAITILIIIIALANGLRFIKESYGLLVVTSFAAGFAIALIGPMLNAYIKKKFPNRFTTVVGIYSFGIGTGATLSAALTVTFYNRFHESWTIALGSWSVLAIIALFIWLLTIQKEQDELAETDVSSENNARNPWENVRAWTILIYFGLQTSLFFSMMSWLAPMLQDKGYSLVAASSMLTFMSIVQMIGNISVPILMERWSNRIGWLFSLGILGIFGFALLWVGSGAMLWVAVLIIGIVLSGLFPIGLLLPLDEARNDEEANSWSSMVLSGGFMISAIIPILIGYCYDVTGNHTFTYAIFMTLMLGIVATTIILKKK